In Methanococcoides sp. LMO-2, the genomic stretch GGCAGCCAGCATCACACCAACCTCACCAAGCTTGTCCTCGGTGAACTCTGAAGCGAATGCTTCCCTGAAATCAGGTACATTCGATTCTTCCTCGATGGATAGTGCCTCACCTTTCAGATAGCTCTGCAGATACTGAGCATGCTTCTTCTCCTCTTCTGCAAGGTAAAGGAACATATCTTTGGCAGCAGGGTCTTTAGCAGCTTCTGCAAATTCCAGGTAAAAGTCTCTCCCCTGATCCTCAAAAGATATTCCAAGCTTTACTGCATCTTCAACAGAACCTATGTCGCCCACATTAGAGAATTCATCTGATACATCCTGAATAATACCATCTCCTTATATTGTATATTGCCAAAGAAATAACAGGCATATGTAGACACCTGTATTTGTTTTCCCCATCGGTACAGAAATAAGATTTCCCAAAGAAGAAACGGTTTTCACGACTTAAAAACTTTTCTGACATCAGAAGACTGTATTAAACTTGAATAGTTTTATAAAAGAGTTATTTTTTAGAAAGCTTTTTATGAGACTGTAAACATTAGGACAATGCATAACGATTATATATTTTATATCATGAATATTGTTCACTTTAGTTAAGAGGAAGTGTTATGGACAAAATAAAGATCGCAATCGTGGGAGTCGGTAACTGCGCCAGTTCACTGATCCAGGGCCTTGAATACTATAAAGACAAAGCGGAAAAAGATGCGATAGGACTGATGCATTGGGATATCGGCGGGTACAAGCCTTTTGATATTGAAGTAGTAGCGGCATTCGACATCGACGAGAGAAAGGTCGGAAAGGATGTTGCAGAAGCTATTTTTGCACCCCCTAACTGCACAACGGTATTTTGTTCCGACATACCAGAGACCGGCGTAAAGGTCACAATGGGTAACATCAAGGACGGAGTTTCCGAACATATGGTCAACTACGATGACGATTACAGGTTCATACCTTCAAATGAGGAAGAGTCCTCAGATGAAAAGATCGTGTCCGTGTTGAAGGATTCCGGCGCACAGATCCTTTTGAACTTCCTCCCGGTAGGTTCTGAAATTGCAACCCGCTTCTATGCACAGTGTGCACTGGATGCAGGCATTGCCCTTGTCAACAACATGCCGATCTTCATTGCCAGTGACCCTGAATGGGCAAAGAAGTTCGAAGAGAAGGGAATTCCTATCATAGGAGATGACATAAAAGCACAGCTTGGAGCGACAATCACCCACAGGACCCTTGCAGACCTGTTCAGGAAAAGGGGTGTCAAAGTTGAAAGGACATACCAGCTTAACACTGGCGGTAACACCGATTTCCTTAACATGCTCAACAGGAACAGGCTTTCTTCCAAGAAGACATCTAAGACAGAAGCTGTACAGTCCGTTCTTGCAGAGAGACTTGAAGATCATAACATTCATGTCGGACCAAGCGATTACGTACCATGGCAGCAGGACAACAAGCTATGCTTCCTGAGAATGGAAGGTAAGCTCTTCGGAGATGTGCCAATGAACCTTGAACTTCGCCTTTCAGTGGAAGATTCACCAAACTCCGCAGGCGTTGTCATCGATGCTATCCGCTGCTGCAAGATCGCATTGGAAAGAGGAACAGGCGGAATACTTTACTCCCCTGCATCATACTTCATGAAGCACCCTCCAAAGCAGTTCCCTGATGATGATGCGTTCCGCATGACAAACGAGTTCATCGAAGGCAAGAGAGAGAACTAATACTCAAATGTCCTCACCCCCTGCCAGCCCGAGACCCCTTGTTTACGGGGTTGACTTCAGCGGATCAAAGACCGCATGTAAGAAGATATGGGTCAGCAGGGGCACAATACACAACAGAACACTTCACATCGATAGTTGTTGCCCGATCTCTGAGCTGATGCCCGAAGACATCGGTAAAGAAAGGGACAACTGCCT encodes the following:
- a CDS encoding ferritin family protein, producing the protein MGDIGSVEDAVKLGISFEDQGRDFYLEFAEAAKDPAAKDMFLYLAEEEKKHAQYLQSYLKGEALSIEEESNVPDFREAFASEFTEDKLGEVGVMLAAMRLERKTEDLYLMFSSVSSDPDQREFFEKLAAVERGHYDLIDGLLATVTGFRMQT
- a CDS encoding inositol-3-phosphate synthase → MDKIKIAIVGVGNCASSLIQGLEYYKDKAEKDAIGLMHWDIGGYKPFDIEVVAAFDIDERKVGKDVAEAIFAPPNCTTVFCSDIPETGVKVTMGNIKDGVSEHMVNYDDDYRFIPSNEEESSDEKIVSVLKDSGAQILLNFLPVGSEIATRFYAQCALDAGIALVNNMPIFIASDPEWAKKFEEKGIPIIGDDIKAQLGATITHRTLADLFRKRGVKVERTYQLNTGGNTDFLNMLNRNRLSSKKTSKTEAVQSVLAERLEDHNIHVGPSDYVPWQQDNKLCFLRMEGKLFGDVPMNLELRLSVEDSPNSAGVVIDAIRCCKIALERGTGGILYSPASYFMKHPPKQFPDDDAFRMTNEFIEGKREN